In Pseudobacter ginsenosidimutans, the following are encoded in one genomic region:
- a CDS encoding RagB/SusD family nutrient uptake outer membrane protein, giving the protein MFNRKYYIFIAAAFMLGSCKKYLDVKPKGRLIPSTIAEFDKLLDNTNTAESNFLDHNKGSMLTSLGDNIEITEGQGKVGFILNSHPNVERYYGYIFRQPYKDPNNHDQFWSSGVLGIYPQVSYFNNLIEGIRGIGQKTQEEELAGKRSIAQALVARAWCYFNASMIYGPVYKPGADNSAKTITYLLGTDINQQLPNLSTTQEVFDKVLKELHEALPYLPARAGWPSRANKATGEAMLAYYHLFTRKYDSVLHYTNLALASVGNASNVIYDYNKYKLADSTPSKRTTTLLLSPQDTYTNAVNSREILFFRGTDKDAGIGGSLSYPSAELIALYDQATDLRFNLFYLNSAGYKTPLGGGYDDGMRISNYRFRKTKMTEGFSWPEVLLMRAEAYARMNETGLAIADLNTLRQYRFKTGTPPLTAGTQDEVIKWVLEERRRELPMGGYKRFLDLKRFTLDAGKPWSKTQITHTIGGQSYTGTIDSKDFILPISNVVLKFNPNWGIPLDTRPF; this is encoded by the coding sequence ATGTTCAATCGAAAATATTATATATTCATCGCTGCAGCATTCATGCTGGGTTCCTGCAAAAAGTATCTGGATGTAAAACCTAAAGGGAGGTTGATTCCCTCAACGATAGCTGAATTTGATAAACTGCTCGATAATACGAATACTGCTGAATCCAATTTCCTGGACCATAATAAGGGTTCGATGCTCACTTCCCTTGGTGACAATATCGAGATTACCGAAGGACAGGGCAAAGTGGGCTTTATTCTCAACAGCCATCCCAATGTTGAGCGGTATTATGGCTACATTTTCCGTCAGCCATATAAAGACCCCAACAACCATGATCAATTCTGGAGCTCAGGCGTATTGGGCATCTATCCACAGGTATCTTATTTCAATAACCTGATTGAAGGCATTCGTGGCATTGGCCAGAAAACACAGGAAGAGGAATTGGCGGGTAAAAGATCCATTGCGCAGGCGCTGGTAGCAAGAGCCTGGTGTTATTTCAATGCCAGTATGATCTATGGACCGGTTTACAAACCTGGCGCCGACAATTCTGCTAAAACGATCACTTACCTTTTGGGAACAGATATCAATCAGCAACTTCCCAATCTGTCAACCACTCAGGAAGTGTTTGACAAAGTATTGAAGGAACTGCATGAAGCGTTGCCTTATCTTCCTGCAAGAGCGGGCTGGCCTTCACGCGCCAATAAGGCCACGGGTGAAGCTATGCTGGCCTATTACCATCTTTTCACCCGCAAGTACGATAGCGTGTTGCATTATACAAATCTGGCATTGGCATCTGTGGGTAATGCCTCGAATGTTATCTATGATTACAATAAATACAAGTTGGCTGATTCAACTCCCTCAAAGAGAACAACTACACTTTTACTATCGCCGCAGGATACCTATACAAACGCTGTGAACAGCAGGGAGATCCTGTTCTTCCGGGGAACCGACAAGGATGCTGGAATCGGCGGATCGCTTTCCTATCCTTCTGCCGAATTGATTGCATTGTATGATCAGGCAACAGATCTCCGATTCAATTTATTCTACCTGAATTCAGCAGGCTACAAAACGCCACTGGGCGGCGGGTACGATGATGGCATGCGTATCAGCAATTATCGCTTCCGCAAAACGAAAATGACAGAAGGATTCTCCTGGCCTGAAGTGCTGCTGATGAGGGCAGAGGCTTATGCAAGAATGAATGAGACCGGCCTGGCTATTGCTGATCTCAATACCCTTCGTCAATACAGGTTCAAGACCGGTACTCCGCCTTTGACCGCCGGCACGCAGGATGAAGTGATCAAATGGGTGCTGGAAGAAAGAAGACGTGAATTGCCCATGGGCGGTTACAAAAGATTCCTCGATCTCAAACGTTTTACGCTGGATGCTGGTAAACCCTGGTCAAAAACACAGATCACACATACGATTGGAGGCCAGAGTTACACAGGTACGATCGATTCAAAAGATTTCATTCTGCCCATCAGCAATGTTGTACTGAAGTTCAATCCGAATTGGGGTATTCCGCTCGATACCCGTCCATTTTAA
- a CDS encoding SusC/RagA family TonB-linked outer membrane protein, translating to MQKTANGCLYLRALAGCRLPAQISRVMRLLSIFLFAAMMSAHASGNAQTVTISGKNLTLKQAFSVIEKQTGYVLFSNKELLAGAGKVSVSVNNSPLKDALDLILKDQGLNYVIQGKTIILSRKPQLPVVPELRIIQSIAPITGKVTDTDGTPMGGVNILVKGTSKGVVTTTNGSFSIPANEGDILVFSFVGYAPQLITITAAMVKGTEPLTVMLTPITTKLEEVAVTVNTGYQTISRERMTGSYSSVQTKRLENKLQPSLLTALEGQAAGVSVTKDGRVEVRGRSTFLANGDPLLVIDGFPTTAGLETVNIDNIESITVLKDAVAASIYGARSSNGVIVITTKNAKKGKLQLSYKGSTGVQLRPQLSYLNKASAKDYVDAEVDYYNSDAANVAWDYESYATYGRVTQLMVMKDQGLLTEEEVNAELDQLRSNNTLNQLERHLFRSRFTQQHNFSISASGEKFATNAAVRYITNQNNMVNNSDNRMILDLKNDWKPLNGVTVKMFSNINFNNSSTPMEGSDMLSFSNWDIMKPYYNIVDQHGNAQNIPTVRPDLIETYTNYGGLKSMEYNPLNDLGLNMTKNQNFLARLGASVSVNIIDGLTAEVGGSWTRGSGLTRSLRDANSFYVRSLYNASSSVSTPGKHYVPDGAMVYESRAQNEAYTLRAQANYGKTFNGIHRISVIAGGEINKDLIDNNTSPTRVGYNEQAGTFSPFNYGDYSSMAYYPDFLFPDGMMPVINGSYSLRDNRFVSVYSNGSYEYDNRFILSGSVRMDQGNLFGTNPKYRYKPNWSVGGTYKLGQEKFFNIPGIDKLNIRGSYGINGNISFTQGPFLLVSAGNVFSPVIGAINYTIASLPDNNLRWERTIITNIGADLGLFGGKLNLTLDFYNKLSKDLLAPDFIDPTFGRFTVTRNAGSARNTGIELSLESDIIRNRNFGWNVLFNGSYNKSKVLQFNYDYLNPNFLTFSTSASVLGSNAGAVLKTGYPLDAIFTHRFAGLDNTGTPQYFSSENKKVYGNDLAVNDMKNSGTARPKFILSLTNTFTLDRFDVSFMMISQLGAVFRRDGFNGDNIEHKDVANRWRKPGDEAHTIFPKLAAFSTDAWYFPYSDVMIEKADFLKLRDVTVSYRLDNKLWGNSGLNNARIYFQGRNLLTVTANKVGVDPETIAQGAGFSVNRQLPLRPELYIGLSVNL from the coding sequence ATGCAAAAAACTGCGAATGGTTGCCTGTATCTCCGTGCCCTGGCCGGATGCAGGTTGCCTGCACAAATTTCAAGAGTGATGAGACTGCTATCGATCTTTCTTTTTGCAGCGATGATGTCGGCCCACGCCTCTGGCAATGCCCAGACCGTAACCATCTCAGGAAAAAACCTGACACTGAAACAGGCTTTTTCTGTGATCGAGAAACAAACAGGATATGTGCTGTTCAGCAATAAGGAACTGCTTGCAGGAGCCGGCAAAGTTTCTGTTTCCGTCAATAACAGCCCCTTGAAAGATGCGCTTGACCTGATCCTGAAAGACCAGGGACTTAATTACGTGATCCAGGGTAAGACCATTATCCTGAGCCGCAAGCCCCAGCTTCCCGTTGTACCTGAATTGCGCATCATTCAATCAATTGCTCCCATCACCGGCAAGGTGACGGACACAGATGGTACGCCGATGGGAGGCGTGAATATCCTGGTGAAAGGTACTTCCAAAGGAGTTGTCACCACTACTAATGGCAGCTTTTCCATTCCCGCCAATGAAGGGGATATTCTCGTTTTCTCATTTGTTGGATACGCACCACAGCTTATTACCATTACTGCCGCAATGGTAAAAGGAACAGAACCTCTCACAGTTATGCTTACCCCAATCACAACCAAACTGGAAGAAGTAGCCGTTACGGTAAATACAGGCTACCAGACCATTTCCAGGGAAAGGATGACGGGTTCCTATTCTTCTGTTCAAACAAAACGTCTCGAAAATAAACTGCAGCCAAGTTTACTCACTGCACTGGAAGGACAGGCTGCCGGTGTAAGTGTTACAAAAGATGGAAGGGTAGAAGTGCGCGGAAGGTCCACCTTTCTTGCCAATGGAGATCCCTTGCTGGTAATCGATGGTTTTCCCACTACTGCAGGACTTGAAACTGTGAACATCGACAATATAGAAAGCATTACCGTATTGAAAGATGCCGTGGCCGCCTCGATCTATGGCGCCCGGTCTTCCAACGGCGTGATCGTGATCACTACCAAAAATGCGAAAAAAGGAAAACTCCAGTTGAGCTATAAGGGAAGTACAGGTGTACAACTTCGTCCACAATTGTCTTACCTCAATAAAGCAAGCGCCAAAGATTATGTAGACGCGGAAGTGGATTATTATAACAGTGACGCCGCCAATGTAGCCTGGGACTATGAATCTTATGCAACCTATGGCCGTGTAACGCAGCTGATGGTAATGAAGGACCAGGGCCTGCTTACAGAAGAGGAAGTGAATGCAGAGCTTGATCAGCTGAGAAGTAACAATACTCTCAACCAGCTGGAACGTCATTTGTTCAGAAGCAGGTTCACCCAGCAACACAATTTTTCTATCTCTGCCAGCGGAGAGAAGTTCGCTACCAATGCGGCGGTTCGCTATATCACCAATCAGAACAATATGGTGAACAACAGCGATAACAGGATGATCCTCGATCTGAAGAACGACTGGAAACCACTGAATGGAGTGACTGTAAAAATGTTCTCCAATATCAATTTCAATAACAGCTCCACGCCCATGGAAGGAAGCGATATGCTGAGTTTTTCCAACTGGGACATCATGAAGCCCTACTACAATATCGTTGACCAGCATGGGAACGCGCAAAATATTCCAACAGTAAGACCAGACCTGATCGAAACTTATACCAACTACGGCGGCCTCAAATCGATGGAGTACAATCCGCTTAACGATCTCGGATTGAATATGACGAAGAACCAGAACTTCCTGGCAAGACTTGGCGCGAGTGTTTCTGTGAACATCATCGATGGACTGACGGCAGAAGTAGGCGGCTCCTGGACAAGAGGAAGCGGTCTTACCCGCAGCCTGCGTGATGCCAATTCCTTCTATGTACGCTCACTTTATAATGCCTCTTCTTCCGTATCCACTCCCGGAAAGCACTATGTGCCTGATGGCGCCATGGTGTATGAGTCCCGCGCCCAGAACGAAGCTTACACCCTGAGGGCTCAGGCCAATTATGGAAAGACCTTCAACGGGATACACAGAATTTCGGTTATTGCAGGAGGTGAGATCAACAAAGACCTGATCGATAACAACACTTCTCCAACAAGAGTGGGGTACAATGAACAGGCCGGAACTTTTTCGCCTTTCAATTATGGAGATTACAGCAGCATGGCCTATTATCCTGATTTCCTCTTCCCGGATGGTATGATGCCCGTGATCAATGGAAGCTATTCATTACGTGATAACAGGTTTGTTTCTGTATACTCCAATGGTTCCTATGAATACGATAACCGTTTCATCCTGAGTGGTAGTGTGCGTATGGATCAGGGCAACCTGTTCGGCACCAATCCCAAATACAGGTACAAACCCAACTGGTCTGTAGGCGGTACTTATAAACTGGGCCAGGAGAAATTCTTCAATATTCCCGGGATCGATAAACTGAATATCCGTGGGTCTTATGGCATCAACGGAAATATTTCCTTTACGCAGGGACCTTTTCTGCTGGTATCGGCAGGCAATGTATTCTCACCTGTTATCGGAGCTATCAACTATACCATTGCTTCACTGCCCGATAATAACCTGAGATGGGAGCGTACCATCATTACCAATATCGGTGCAGACCTGGGCCTGTTCGGCGGTAAGCTCAATCTTACGCTCGACTTCTACAATAAACTCAGCAAAGACCTGCTGGCCCCTGACTTCATCGATCCAACATTCGGAAGGTTCACCGTTACCAGGAATGCAGGATCTGCCAGGAATACAGGTATTGAGTTGTCACTGGAATCAGACATCATCAGGAACAGGAACTTTGGATGGAATGTACTCTTCAACGGAAGCTACAACAAGAGCAAAGTGCTGCAGTTCAATTATGATTATCTCAATCCAAATTTCCTCACCTTCAGTACATCGGCTTCAGTACTGGGCAGCAATGCAGGAGCAGTGCTGAAAACAGGCTATCCGCTGGACGCAATATTCACTCATCGTTTTGCGGGGCTCGATAATACCGGTACGCCTCAGTATTTTTCTTCAGAGAATAAAAAGGTGTATGGAAACGATCTGGCAGTAAATGATATGAAGAATTCCGGTACGGCCCGGCCTAAGTTCATTCTCAGCCTTACCAATACATTCACCCTGGATCGATTCGACGTCTCTTTCATGATGATCTCTCAACTGGGAGCTGTATTCCGCAGGGATGGTTTCAATGGCGACAATATCGAGCATAAAGATGTAGCCAATCGCTGGAGAAAACCCGGAGATGAAGCGCATACAATTTTTCCCAAACTGGCGGCATTCAGTACAGACGCCTGGTACTTCCCTTACTCTGATGTGATGATTGAAAAAGCCGACTTCCTGAAACTGAGGGATGTGACAGTTTCCTACAGGCTCGATAACAAATTATGGGGCAATTCCGGACTTAACAATGCCAGGATCTATTTCCAGGGTCGCAATCTCTTAACGGTAACGGCCAATAAAGTGGGAGTGGACCCTGAAACGATCGCGCAGGGTGCCGGATTCTCTGTCAACAGGCAGCTTCCTCTCAGACCCGAACTGTACATCGGACTTTCTGTAAACCTCTAA
- a CDS encoding FecR family protein — translation MNPVDFKQIITAWLDGSLNEEGRKQLGKLLMLPEYQEQLDAIMKEQQQQGYAMQAEFEESYHAMRRELQSRVQPEPARVFRFWWAAAAAVVVLVAGVWFFNSNQKTTQIVAEQPKPAIEIPAGQEGAVLTLADGSKMILDSMGNGILSHQNGADLMLSNGQLEYKLAGEAAGEETYNTLNTPKGRQFRIMLPDGSVAWLNAASSIRFPTRFTKDVRRVEITGEVYFEAATVMRNGKKLPLVVNADNRFEVEVLGTHFNVNAYTDEPVLNTTLLEGKVAVTSTRSGEKVVLQPGEQASLQTQAGASRELIVRKADAGKVMAWKNGVFDFEDARIDEVMRQLKRWYDIDVKYESGIPDIEFVGKMTRDIPLNGLLIALKKSNVHFRLEGRTLIVTP, via the coding sequence ATGAATCCTGTGGACTTTAAACAGATCATTACCGCCTGGCTGGATGGCTCTTTAAATGAAGAGGGTCGAAAACAACTGGGCAAACTGCTGATGCTCCCTGAATACCAGGAGCAGCTTGATGCTATCATGAAGGAGCAGCAACAGCAGGGGTACGCAATGCAGGCAGAGTTTGAGGAATCTTACCATGCAATGCGCAGGGAGCTGCAAAGCCGCGTTCAGCCTGAGCCTGCAAGGGTGTTCAGGTTCTGGTGGGCAGCGGCTGCGGCAGTAGTTGTGCTGGTTGCAGGAGTCTGGTTCTTCAACAGCAACCAAAAAACAACGCAAATAGTAGCGGAACAACCGAAACCAGCAATAGAAATCCCGGCAGGACAGGAGGGAGCTGTACTCACACTGGCAGATGGATCGAAAATGATTCTGGATTCGATGGGCAATGGAATCCTGTCTCACCAGAATGGAGCAGACCTGATGCTCTCGAACGGACAACTCGAATACAAATTGGCAGGAGAAGCTGCCGGAGAAGAAACATACAATACACTGAACACACCGAAGGGAAGACAGTTTCGCATCATGCTGCCGGATGGATCAGTGGCCTGGCTGAATGCTGCCAGTTCAATCAGATTCCCCACCAGGTTCACAAAAGATGTCCGCAGGGTGGAGATCACAGGAGAAGTATATTTTGAAGCAGCCACTGTAATGCGTAACGGAAAGAAGCTGCCGCTGGTGGTGAATGCTGATAACAGGTTTGAAGTGGAAGTGCTGGGCACTCATTTCAATGTGAATGCCTATACCGATGAACCCGTATTGAATACCACTTTGCTGGAAGGAAAGGTAGCGGTTACCAGTACGCGCAGTGGAGAGAAAGTGGTACTGCAACCGGGAGAACAGGCATCATTGCAAACCCAGGCCGGTGCAAGCCGTGAGCTGATCGTTCGAAAAGCAGATGCCGGAAAGGTGATGGCCTGGAAGAACGGCGTATTCGATTTTGAAGATGCCAGGATCGACGAAGTGATGCGCCAGCTCAAACGTTGGTATGATATCGATGTGAAGTATGAATCCGGTATTCCTGACATTGAATTCGTTGGAAAAATGACCCGTGATATTCCCCTGAACGGATTACTGATTGCACTGAAAAAATCAAACGTGCATTTCCGCCTCGAAGGAAGAACACTTATCGTTACTCCCTGA
- a CDS encoding RNA polymerase sigma-70 factor, which translates to MAYNPRELLIRIAEDDTKAFTQLFDQYWLQVFAHVRNYIKDRSQAEDLTQDIFFGIWLNRTKLATVEDFEPWLHVVTRNRTISGLRKLLKESDNGISGIVPELAAMPGDTPVSQLDFKQSRELLQQAIDQLPPRRRQVFQLSRQEGLTHQEIAEQLQISKSTVNEHITEALSFLKSKLAAYPGLFSALLLISDCWLGRK; encoded by the coding sequence ATGGCATATAACCCCAGGGAACTGTTGATCCGTATTGCTGAAGACGATACAAAAGCGTTTACGCAGTTGTTCGATCAATACTGGCTGCAGGTATTTGCCCATGTGCGTAATTACATTAAAGACAGATCACAGGCAGAGGATCTCACCCAGGATATTTTCTTCGGTATCTGGCTCAATCGCACCAAATTGGCCACTGTAGAGGATTTTGAGCCCTGGTTGCATGTTGTTACACGCAATCGCACTATCTCCGGTCTCCGTAAATTATTGAAGGAGTCAGATAATGGTATTTCCGGCATTGTTCCGGAACTGGCTGCCATGCCGGGAGATACACCGGTAAGTCAGCTCGATTTCAAACAATCACGCGAACTGTTGCAGCAGGCCATCGATCAATTACCTCCCCGCCGACGGCAGGTTTTCCAGCTGAGCAGGCAGGAAGGCCTCACTCACCAGGAAATTGCCGAACAATTACAGATCTCCAAATCCACGGTGAACGAACATATCACCGAGGCATTATCCTTTTTGAAATCGAAACTGGCCGCTTATCCGGGCCTCTTCAGCGCCTTACTCCTCATCTCAGATTGCTGGCTGGGAAGAAAATAA
- a CDS encoding DUF2167 domain-containing protein has product MKKAILSLIAVFFSIAVWANEEDSLAMEKALMKQVYDSINASMKYSTGTIKLPDGTIELKVPAGFKFLDAAQSQKVLTEFWGNPPSKETLGMIFPENGGPMTEGSYAFVVSYESIGYVKDEDADKINYDDLLKDLREGEKAENEERKKAGYEAIHMIGWASKPFYDKENKILHWAKELQFGTSTDHTLNYGVRILGRKGVLVLNAVATMDELNLVKADIPKVIHIANFTSGNTYSDFNPDVDEVAAWTIGGLVAGKILTKVGLWAVIAKFGKFIVLGIIAIGGWLFSRFRKKKEEQTEEYIQEAEAVPAVAEVAQAPETPQSPEAPQGGTDQK; this is encoded by the coding sequence ATGAAAAAGGCTATTTTATCCCTTATCGCCGTCTTCTTTTCCATTGCCGTTTGGGCAAATGAAGAAGATTCACTGGCAATGGAAAAAGCATTGATGAAGCAAGTGTACGACTCTATCAATGCCAGTATGAAATACAGCACCGGAACCATTAAGCTGCCTGATGGCACTATAGAACTGAAAGTTCCTGCCGGTTTCAAATTCCTCGATGCGGCACAATCCCAGAAAGTACTGACTGAATTCTGGGGTAACCCTCCCAGTAAGGAAACCCTGGGAATGATCTTCCCGGAGAACGGTGGTCCCATGACTGAAGGCAGCTACGCATTTGTGGTGAGCTATGAATCCATCGGTTATGTAAAAGATGAAGATGCAGACAAGATCAATTATGACGATCTCCTGAAAGATCTGCGCGAGGGAGAGAAAGCAGAGAATGAAGAACGCAAAAAGGCAGGCTATGAAGCCATTCACATGATCGGCTGGGCTTCCAAACCTTTCTATGATAAAGAGAACAAGATCCTTCACTGGGCAAAAGAACTGCAATTCGGAACAAGCACTGATCATACATTGAATTATGGTGTTCGTATCCTCGGAAGAAAAGGTGTTCTGGTGTTGAATGCAGTGGCAACCATGGATGAGCTCAATTTGGTAAAAGCCGATATTCCGAAAGTGATCCATATCGCCAATTTTACCAGTGGCAATACTTACAGCGATTTCAATCCTGATGTGGATGAAGTGGCTGCCTGGACCATCGGCGGCCTGGTTGCCGGTAAGATCCTGACCAAAGTGGGCCTCTGGGCTGTGATTGCCAAGTTCGGCAAATTCATCGTGCTGGGCATCATCGCCATCGGCGGCTGGTTGTTCAGCAGGTTCCGCAAAAAGAAAGAAGAGCAAACCGAAGAATATATTCAGGAAGCAGAGGCTGTGCCGGCAGTAGCCGAAGTTGCACAAGCTCCTGAAACGCCGCAGTCGCCCGAAGCTCCCCAGGGCGGAACAGATCAGAAATAG
- the thrC gene encoding threonine synthase — protein sequence MQYYSLNRQSPAVGFKEAAIRGQAPDKGLYFPESIPVFEKSFIDNIEAFSKEEIAFNVISPYVGDAIREADLRRIVSETVNFDIPLVRINENISTLELFHGPTLAFKDVGARFMSRCLGYFSKSISEKVVVLVATSGDTGGAVAHGFYDVPGVEVVILYPSGKVSSVQEKQLTTLGKNIRALEVNGSFDDCQKLVKQAFADTSLTEQLFLTSANSINVARWLPQQFYYLFAWQQWVDKSNPPVISVPSGNFGNICAGLLAHVSGMPVQHFIAACNANAVVPEFLKTGEYQPKPAVATISNAMDVGDPSNFVRVLELFNQELGPLKNVLTSYSVSDVETKKTIREVYSSYGYLPDPHGAVGYKALQQYLQEHPGNKGFFLETAHPVKFYDVVEPVIHSNIPLPDAVRGVMHLPKHSVQIDKNYEELKAQLLLLKQEVER from the coding sequence GTACTTCCCTGAAAGCATTCCGGTGTTTGAAAAATCCTTCATCGATAATATTGAAGCTTTCAGCAAAGAGGAGATTGCGTTCAATGTGATCAGTCCATACGTTGGAGATGCCATTCGCGAAGCAGATCTCCGGAGGATCGTGAGCGAGACCGTCAACTTCGACATACCACTGGTACGTATAAACGAAAATATCAGCACGCTGGAATTGTTCCATGGCCCCACACTGGCCTTCAAGGATGTGGGCGCCAGGTTCATGAGCCGCTGCCTTGGTTATTTTTCCAAAAGCATTTCAGAAAAAGTGGTGGTGCTGGTAGCTACTTCCGGTGATACCGGTGGCGCAGTGGCGCATGGGTTCTATGATGTGCCTGGTGTGGAAGTGGTGATCCTCTATCCCTCCGGTAAAGTAAGTTCCGTGCAGGAAAAACAGCTCACCACATTGGGTAAGAATATTCGTGCATTGGAAGTGAATGGCAGTTTTGATGATTGCCAGAAACTGGTGAAGCAGGCATTTGCCGATACATCGCTGACAGAACAATTGTTCCTCACTTCCGCCAATTCCATCAATGTGGCGCGCTGGCTGCCACAGCAGTTCTATTATCTTTTTGCCTGGCAGCAATGGGTGGACAAAAGCAATCCTCCCGTGATCTCTGTACCCAGCGGCAATTTCGGGAATATCTGTGCGGGGCTGCTGGCGCATGTTTCAGGCATGCCGGTACAACATTTCATTGCAGCCTGTAATGCCAATGCGGTGGTGCCTGAGTTTCTCAAGACGGGCGAATACCAGCCGAAACCTGCCGTAGCAACTATTTCCAATGCGATGGACGTGGGCGATCCCAGCAATTTCGTTCGTGTGCTTGAACTTTTCAACCAGGAACTGGGCCCATTGAAGAATGTACTCACCAGCTACAGCGTGAGTGATGTGGAAACGAAAAAGACCATCAGGGAAGTGTACAGCTCTTACGGCTATCTTCCTGATCCGCACGGGGCTGTTGGATATAAGGCTTTGCAGCAATACCTGCAGGAACATCCCGGTAATAAGGGATTTTTCCTGGAAACAGCGCATCCTGTTAAGTTCTATGATGTGGTTGAACCGGTTATACATAGCAATATTCCGCTGCCGGATGCGGTTCGCGGAGTGATGCATTTACCGAAGCATAGTGTTCAGATAGATAAAAATTATGAAGAATTGAAAGCACAATTATTGTTATTGAAACAGGAAGTGGAACGATAG